Proteins co-encoded in one Candidatus Nomurabacteria bacterium genomic window:
- the ychF gene encoding redox-regulated ATPase YchF translates to MSLSVGIVGLPNVGKSTLFNALTKKEVLMANYPFATIDPSVGVVAVPDARLETLSKISGSTDIIPAVVEFVDIAGLVKGASAGEGLGNKFLANIRETDMIAEVVRIFEDSEIHHVSGGVDPMGDIETINLELIMADAETVAKRLGNVERDAKRGDKEAVAEKAILERLLPHLEAGHLANMLGMNDDELKLVKGLHLLTMKQFLYVCNKKQGSFNLDEHNDERWEELLRFFEDTGSEYVIVDAGMEHELKDLGEDEKTEFRREYGAQDSGVEALIRAAYHRLGLMSYFTTGEKETRAWTVPIGSTGPEAGAAIHTDFKDKYIRAQVVAFKDLVETGSKAAAREQGKLRTEGKEYVVQDGDVIEFMI, encoded by the coding sequence ATGTCATTATCTGTTGGAATCGTCGGCCTACCAAACGTAGGTAAATCAACTTTGTTTAATGCGCTCACCAAAAAGGAGGTGCTGATGGCAAATTACCCCTTTGCCACCATCGACCCATCTGTGGGTGTTGTTGCAGTGCCTGACGCTCGCTTAGAGACACTTTCAAAGATTTCCGGCTCAACCGACATTATTCCCGCGGTAGTGGAATTCGTGGATATTGCTGGTCTGGTGAAGGGAGCATCGGCCGGTGAAGGACTCGGCAATAAATTCCTCGCCAACATCCGCGAGACCGACATGATTGCAGAAGTTGTACGCATTTTTGAAGATAGCGAAATTCATCACGTATCGGGAGGCGTTGATCCGATGGGAGATATTGAAACCATCAACCTTGAACTCATCATGGCCGATGCTGAGACAGTTGCTAAACGCTTAGGTAACGTCGAACGCGATGCTAAGCGTGGCGACAAGGAAGCAGTCGCCGAGAAGGCTATTCTCGAGCGACTCTTGCCACACCTCGAAGCTGGGCACCTTGCCAACATGCTCGGCATGAACGATGATGAACTCAAGCTTGTAAAGGGCTTGCATCTTCTTACTATGAAGCAGTTTTTGTATGTCTGCAACAAAAAGCAAGGTTCGTTCAATCTGGACGAACATAACGACGAACGCTGGGAGGAGCTCCTTCGCTTCTTTGAAGACACAGGTTCTGAGTACGTAATCGTAGATGCGGGTATGGAGCACGAGCTCAAAGACCTTGGCGAGGATGAAAAAACAGAGTTTCGTCGTGAATATGGTGCACAAGATAGTGGGGTAGAGGCACTCATTAGAGCCGCTTATCATCGCCTCGGTCTCATGAGCTATTTTACGACTGGCGAAAAAGAGACCCGGGCTTGGACGGTACCGATCGGGTCAACTGGTCCAGAAGCAGGGGCTGCGATCCATACTGATTTTAAAGACAAATACATTCGTGCACAGGTAGTCGCTTTTAAAGACTTGGTTGAAACCGGCTCAAAAGCTGCCGCGAGAGAACAAGGCAAGCTCCGTACTGAAGGGAAGGAATATGTAGTACAAGACGGAGACGTGATTGAATTCATGATTTAG
- a CDS encoding ATPase, which translates to MPTLITKADGTSEYFKVEKLRRSLRRAGADPKEIHEIISEVDKTIYEGIRTQEIYRFAFDLLRTSRPPAAARYSLRRALFNLGPTGFPFERFLARLFAQQGYKTETGITIRGKCAPHEIDVAAYKSNHSFVAEAKFHSRPGVKSDLQVAMYSYARLLDLRGQQVCTEDICSIQEFWLITNTKFTTTAQEYGECVGLNMLSWDYPKHDNLHDRIQRAGLYPITVLQGLSASQAETLIAKDIIVCRDLLDNEQMLRHLRISKRKHESLIHEARLLCGEK; encoded by the coding sequence ATGCCAACCCTTATCACAAAAGCTGACGGCACTTCTGAATATTTTAAAGTTGAGAAACTGCGACGATCCCTGAGACGGGCTGGCGCTGACCCTAAAGAGATACACGAAATCATCAGTGAAGTAGACAAAACCATCTACGAAGGCATTCGAACACAGGAAATCTACCGCTTTGCCTTTGACCTACTCCGCACAAGCAGACCACCTGCAGCAGCCCGTTATTCACTACGTCGCGCATTATTTAACCTTGGGCCAACTGGCTTTCCGTTTGAGCGTTTTTTGGCTCGTCTGTTTGCGCAGCAGGGTTACAAAACTGAAACAGGTATTACTATACGAGGCAAGTGTGCACCACACGAAATTGATGTAGCAGCGTACAAAAGTAACCACAGCTTTGTAGCAGAAGCTAAATTTCATTCTCGGCCTGGGGTAAAATCTGATTTGCAAGTTGCAATGTACTCATACGCACGCTTGCTGGACCTGCGCGGACAACAAGTCTGCACCGAAGACATTTGCAGCATTCAAGAGTTTTGGCTCATTACTAACACAAAATTTACCACAACGGCTCAAGAGTACGGCGAATGTGTTGGACTCAACATGCTAAGTTGGGACTATCCAAAGCACGACAACCTGCACGATCGAATTCAACGCGCAGGTCTTTATCCAATCACTGTTCTGCAAGGCCTATCAGCCTCACAGGCCGAAACTCTTATAGCGAAAGACATTATTGTTTGTCGAGACTTGCTTGACAATGAACAAATGCTACGTCACCTCCGTATCTCAAAACGTAAACATGAGTCATTAATACATGAAGCTCGCTTGCTTTGTGGTGAAAAATAA
- a CDS encoding bifunctional (p)ppGpp synthetase/guanosine-3',5'-bis(diphosphate) 3'-pyrophosphohydrolase produces the protein MYTYKVEQAIKAAAILHQDQLRKGPAQLPYVTHLVATMLILRDYTSDETTLVAALLHDTLEDTDYTYDELVDDFGEEVAKIVKVVTEPRGPEYKHLSWIEIKKQYANQLKQGPLEAVMIAAADKSHNFRTMVEDYYENHDLFLREFGTDLDGRLEAYQTIANAINSRLSDGIVHEFNHTFKEFKEFIFNVKESIE, from the coding sequence ATGTACACCTACAAAGTCGAACAAGCCATCAAAGCTGCCGCAATCTTACACCAAGACCAACTTCGAAAGGGGCCCGCACAGCTACCTTATGTTACTCATCTCGTAGCAACCATGCTTATCCTGCGTGACTACACCAGCGACGAAACCACTCTAGTCGCCGCCCTTCTTCACGACACACTCGAAGACACCGACTACACATATGACGAGCTTGTTGATGATTTCGGAGAAGAGGTGGCAAAAATTGTAAAAGTGGTAACTGAGCCAAGAGGGCCAGAGTATAAGCACCTCTCTTGGATAGAGATTAAAAAACAATATGCAAATCAACTCAAGCAAGGTCCTCTTGAAGCAGTCATGATTGCCGCTGCTGACAAATCACACAACTTCCGTACTATGGTCGAAGACTACTATGAAAATCACGATTTATTCCTTCGTGAGTTTGGCACTGATCTAGACGGTCGTCTTGAAGCATATCAGACTATCGCAAACGCCATCAACAGCCGACTGTCTGATGGTATAGTACACGAGTTCAATCACACGTTTAAAGAGTTTAAAGAATTCATTTTCAATGTCAAAGAAAGCATCGAGTAA
- the mltG gene encoding endolytic transglycosylase MltG, with product MNNIPEAEQFTPHSITKETLPRRNTIRKLMRLGMYFVFFAFLLALFAAHEAATLNQPDELFPLNQPITISEGMSVKDIATILESENIIRSSSLLYYVIVFFHDPTAIKASTYIFEEPLKTTEIAKRLTEGDFDTDLIRFTHFEGERATKIAKNAAKLLPDFNEASFIEIAEPYEGRLYPDTYLIPATYTDTDLFALLQNTFDERVLPIITEASSTFSTDDILTLASIIEREANTPESMRLVSSVLQNRLEIGMALQADASIEYILDKPLAELTPEDLDIDSPYNTYLYPGLPPTPIGNPGLDAIMAVLEPAKSDYFYYITDEEGEFHYARTYQEHLQNIEAYLR from the coding sequence ATGAACAACATTCCTGAAGCAGAGCAATTTACGCCACACAGCATAACCAAAGAGACACTACCTAGACGAAATACTATCAGGAAACTGATGCGACTTGGTATGTATTTCGTGTTTTTTGCTTTTCTTTTGGCACTTTTTGCCGCACATGAAGCAGCAACTCTCAACCAGCCAGACGAGTTATTCCCGCTCAATCAACCAATTACCATTTCGGAAGGAATGTCAGTGAAAGATATTGCAACGATTCTTGAGAGCGAAAATATTATTCGTTCAAGCTCACTACTGTATTACGTTATCGTTTTTTTTCATGACCCAACCGCCATCAAAGCCAGTACCTATATCTTCGAAGAACCTCTCAAGACAACAGAAATTGCGAAGCGCTTGACTGAAGGGGATTTTGACACTGACCTTATTCGCTTCACACATTTCGAAGGAGAGCGTGCAACAAAAATAGCAAAGAATGCAGCGAAGCTCCTGCCTGACTTTAACGAGGCGAGCTTTATTGAAATTGCTGAACCCTACGAAGGCAGACTCTATCCAGACACGTACCTAATTCCCGCAACGTACACTGATACTGACTTATTTGCCTTACTACAAAACACCTTCGACGAACGAGTTTTACCGATCATCACAGAAGCCAGCAGCACGTTCTCCACTGACGACATTCTAACTCTCGCGTCGATCATTGAACGCGAAGCCAATACTCCCGAGTCTATGCGCTTAGTTTCTAGCGTGCTGCAAAACCGTCTGGAGATTGGCATGGCCCTACAGGCTGATGCTTCAATTGAATACATTCTAGACAAACCACTCGCGGAGCTGACTCCGGAAGACCTAGACATAGATAGTCCGTACAATACGTATCTATACCCGGGACTACCTCCGACTCCGATAGGCAACCCCGGACTTGATGCAATCATGGCAGTGCTTGAACCAGCAAAGAGCGACTACTTTTATTACATCACTGACGAAGAAGGTGAGTTCCATTACGCGAGAACCTACCAAGAACACCTGCAAAATATTGAGGCGTACTTACGCTAA
- the mnmA gene encoding tRNA 2-thiouridine(34) synthase MnmA, producing the protein MKKMKTVFVGLSGGVDSSVAALRLQRAGYNVVGVFIKVWHPDFMVCNWEQERLDAMRVAAHLNIPFLTCDAEAAYRDEVAQYFIESYKAGRTPNPDVMCNQHVKFGAFLRFAQQKGADFIATGHYARRTDGAKGPEMHRGVDTNKDQTYFLWTLTQEQLEMTLFPVGDTPKKQIRQEATIAGLPVAEKKDSQGICFLGHVDIPEFLSHYVNLVPGDVLNENGEMIGTHQGALVYTLGQRHGFTITTHNTERQAMFVTAKDIDANTVTVSSTQPETTADTAMTLENPILRTTVSVGDTVEAQFRYRQTPCTVTVVEVSVNKIIIVPVSPTAKPAVGQSCVLYLGSHCIGGGMIA; encoded by the coding sequence ATGAAGAAAATGAAGACAGTGTTTGTTGGACTTTCGGGCGGCGTGGACTCATCCGTGGCTGCTTTGCGATTGCAACGAGCTGGATACAATGTGGTCGGGGTGTTTATCAAGGTTTGGCATCCCGACTTTATGGTTTGCAACTGGGAGCAAGAACGGCTCGACGCCATGCGAGTGGCGGCACACCTGAATATTCCGTTTCTCACCTGCGATGCTGAAGCGGCCTATCGCGATGAAGTAGCTCAGTACTTCATCGAATCATACAAAGCTGGGCGGACGCCAAATCCCGATGTAATGTGTAATCAGCACGTGAAGTTCGGCGCCTTTTTGCGCTTTGCGCAGCAAAAAGGCGCCGACTTCATCGCCACCGGACACTACGCCAGACGCACAGATGGTGCGAAGGGACCAGAGATGCATCGTGGGGTTGACACAAATAAGGACCAAACGTATTTTCTCTGGACTCTTACACAAGAACAGCTTGAAATGACATTGTTTCCAGTCGGCGACACACCCAAGAAACAAATTCGCCAGGAGGCGACAATAGCAGGCCTTCCGGTTGCCGAAAAAAAAGACAGTCAGGGTATCTGCTTCCTTGGACATGTAGATATTCCTGAGTTCCTCTCACACTATGTCAACTTAGTGCCTGGAGATGTTTTGAACGAAAACGGAGAGATGATTGGCACCCATCAAGGCGCGCTTGTATATACACTCGGACAGCGCCACGGCTTTACCATCACCACCCATAACACTGAGCGTCAGGCGATGTTCGTAACCGCAAAAGATATAGATGCAAATACCGTCACGGTGAGTAGTACTCAACCAGAAACCACAGCAGACACCGCCATGACACTCGAAAACCCAATACTACGCACAACCGTGAGTGTAGGCGATACCGTTGAAGCACAGTTTAGATATCGTCAGACACCATGTACCGTCACTGTCGTAGAAGTTTCAGTCAATAAAATCATCATTGTTCCAGTGTCGCCAACCGCCAAACCAGCAGTTGGGCAATCCTGTGTACTGTACCTAGGGTCACACTGCATCGGAGGTGGTATGATTGCGTAA
- the sppA gene encoding signal peptide peptidase SppA, whose product MQKSFLRETADMLMKAAVVVFTIIVVIGAISSLYEAETGVSDGTCNVAVLPIEGAILPFYGLGEFDMVTTPEMVESFMRAVEEESEIEGVLVEINSPGGTPVASERIATRFRDTYLPVVGLIGDIGASGGYMIAAATDYLIASPMSDVGSIGVNMSYVEESEKNKEEGLTYVQLTTGKFKDVGSPNRPITDEERNLLLSDLQIVHDKFVDLVADYRQLPRDQVALIADGASMPGTRALENGLVDELGSRKEARAAFTKILEKERAEDIVFCEYDSGFLPF is encoded by the coding sequence ATGCAAAAATCCTTTCTTAGAGAGACCGCAGACATGCTCATGAAAGCAGCCGTCGTGGTTTTCACCATCATCGTTGTTATTGGTGCAATTTCTAGCCTATACGAAGCTGAAACAGGCGTTAGTGACGGCACCTGCAATGTCGCCGTTTTGCCAATTGAAGGCGCTATTTTACCTTTTTACGGACTCGGTGAATTCGACATGGTTACCACGCCAGAAATGGTAGAGTCGTTTATGAGAGCAGTTGAAGAAGAAAGTGAGATAGAGGGGGTTTTGGTCGAGATTAACTCCCCTGGGGGTACTCCCGTTGCCTCAGAACGTATTGCCACCCGCTTCAGAGACACTTACCTGCCGGTTGTCGGCCTGATTGGTGATATCGGAGCATCTGGCGGATACATGATTGCCGCTGCCACTGACTACCTTATTGCATCACCAATGTCAGACGTCGGCAGTATCGGTGTAAACATGTCGTACGTCGAGGAATCAGAAAAAAATAAGGAGGAAGGGCTAACGTACGTACAGCTCACTACCGGAAAATTTAAAGACGTTGGCAGCCCCAACCGCCCAATCACCGACGAAGAACGTAATCTTTTACTTTCAGATCTTCAGATTGTCCATGACAAGTTTGTAGATCTCGTTGCCGATTACCGCCAATTACCACGCGACCAGGTGGCGCTCATCGCTGATGGCGCATCAATGCCAGGCACACGCGCACTAGAAAATGGCCTTGTCGACGAGCTCGGAAGCCGCAAGGAGGCACGCGCAGCATTCACTAAAATACTCGAGAAAGAACGTGCTGAGGATATTGTTTTCTGTGAGTACGATAGTGGTTTCTTGCCGTTTTAG
- a CDS encoding DUF167 domain-containing protein, whose translation MYIRIRVKAGSRKEQVQKVSDTEYYMAVKEPAERNLANKRVRELLAGAEGARLEDVRIITGHHSPTKVFDVTK comes from the coding sequence ATGTATATTCGCATTCGGGTAAAAGCTGGCTCTCGCAAAGAGCAGGTACAGAAAGTAAGTGATACTGAGTATTATATGGCTGTAAAAGAACCAGCGGAACGAAACTTGGCAAATAAGCGAGTGAGAGAATTGCTGGCGGGCGCCGAAGGCGCCCGCCTTGAAGACGTTCGTATCATCACCGGCCACCATTCGCCAACTAAAGTATTTGACGTCACAAAATAG
- a CDS encoding MGMT family protein: MKSFTESVREVVKSIPTGKTMTYAEVAKAAGNEKAARAVANIMAANYDPEIPCHRVIRSDGALGGYNRGGEEAKRRLLASEGVVL, from the coding sequence ATGAAATCCTTCACCGAATCAGTACGCGAAGTGGTAAAAAGCATCCCGACCGGAAAGACTATGACCTACGCTGAGGTTGCCAAGGCAGCAGGGAATGAGAAAGCCGCCCGGGCAGTGGCCAACATCATGGCGGCCAATTATGACCCCGAGATACCATGCCACCGCGTCATTCGCTCTGACGGTGCACTGGGTGGATACAACAGAGGTGGAGAAGAGGCAAAGCGCCGCTTGTTAGCAAGCGAAGGTGTTGTATTATAG
- a CDS encoding NAD(P)H-dependent oxidoreductase, which produces MEPKKIVIICGHPDADTFTGAMLESYQGGAEAVGHQVHRFNLGELQFDPILHKGYKEIQHLEPDLLMLQDAIRECDHVVIGYPNWWCTMPALLKGLFDRFWLPGFAFNFNKETKKIEQHLKGKTARVFILSGSHSPFKTWWQFGDYTNEIQYGILEFAGIKTEVSAFGPCEKVDDTVRQKWQKTAENLGRRAV; this is translated from the coding sequence ATGGAACCTAAAAAAATCGTTATTATTTGCGGGCACCCGGACGCAGACACTTTCACTGGCGCCATGCTCGAAAGCTACCAAGGGGGAGCTGAAGCGGTTGGTCATCAAGTCCACCGTTTCAATCTCGGCGAGCTACAATTCGACCCCATTCTCCACAAGGGCTATAAGGAGATTCAGCATCTTGAGCCAGACTTGCTCATGCTGCAAGACGCTATTCGCGAATGCGACCATGTCGTAATTGGCTACCCAAACTGGTGGTGTACCATGCCAGCTCTTCTTAAAGGCTTGTTTGACCGTTTTTGGTTACCTGGTTTTGCGTTCAATTTTAATAAGGAAACAAAGAAAATTGAACAACATCTTAAAGGCAAAACAGCTCGTGTTTTCATTCTCTCTGGCTCACACAGCCCATTTAAGACTTGGTGGCAGTTTGGTGATTACACCAACGAAATTCAGTACGGCATCCTTGAGTTTGCCGGCATCAAGACTGAAGTTAGTGCCTTTGGGCCATGTGAAAAGGTAGACGATACCGTTCGTCAAAAATGGCAGAAAACTGCAGAAAACCTCGGCAGGAGAGCGGTGTAA
- a CDS encoding PD-(D/E)XK nuclease family protein yields MAEYVKKYNPNRHADWNYGGAKWKLSRSKIDFFFECPRCFYLDNVLGTKRPGFPSFNLNIAVDELFKKEFDVHRAAKTKHPIFEKYNLDALPFEHKSMDEWRDPFVGIMHTHEPTGLIVSGGVDDIWVTSEGKLIIADYKSTSKEGKIEKLGDSPWEQQYTRQLGVYRWLLEQNGFEVEKTGYLVYANASKDEPGFDDKLVFDTTLVPVTTDISWIEPALMDIKACLDRKDLPPTGPSCEFCPYREASGKKLQAIHFANKK; encoded by the coding sequence ATGGCTGAATACGTAAAAAAATACAACCCAAACCGACATGCCGACTGGAACTACGGCGGAGCAAAATGGAAGCTCTCTCGCTCCAAAATTGACTTTTTCTTTGAGTGTCCGCGTTGCTTTTATCTTGATAATGTTCTTGGCACAAAGCGTCCAGGCTTTCCATCTTTTAACCTTAACATCGCCGTAGACGAACTCTTTAAAAAAGAATTCGATGTACACCGTGCCGCCAAAACCAAGCATCCTATTTTTGAGAAATACAATCTCGACGCACTACCATTTGAGCACAAGAGCATGGACGAGTGGCGCGATCCGTTTGTTGGCATCATGCACACACACGAGCCAACTGGCCTCATAGTAAGTGGAGGAGTCGACGATATTTGGGTTACGTCAGAAGGCAAGCTTATTATTGCTGACTACAAATCAACCTCCAAAGAAGGAAAGATTGAAAAACTGGGCGACTCACCTTGGGAACAGCAGTACACTCGCCAGCTTGGCGTCTACCGTTGGCTCCTAGAGCAGAATGGTTTTGAGGTAGAGAAAACTGGCTACCTGGTGTACGCCAACGCCAGCAAAGACGAACCTGGCTTTGACGACAAACTTGTATTTGATACCACGCTCGTACCAGTGACAACTGACATCTCATGGATTGAGCCAGCCCTAATGGATATCAAGGCCTGCTTGGACCGTAAGGACTTACCGCCAACCGGCCCGAGCTGCGAATTCTGCCCCTACCGTGAAGCTTCTGGGAAGAAACTCCAAGCGATTCATTTCGCAAATAAAAAGTAA
- a CDS encoding leucine--tRNA ligase, whose product MNKRFNHKTIEKKWQDTWKESGIYKTTDNSTKPKTYVLDMFPYPSGEGLHVGHPKGYIATDIYSRFKRMTGHEVLHPMGWDAFGLPAENFAIKHKVHPSAAVAKNVARFKEQLEVLGFDYDWSREINTTDPNYYKWTQWIFIQLYKKGLAYESNEPINWCPGCQTGLANEDLNADGTCERCDSVVEKKPMRQWVLKIREYADRMLADLDTLNWPEHIKEAQRNWIGKSEGAEIDFTLSTGDTVTVFTTRPDTLFGATYMVLAPEHELVFKHHETISNWNEVAAYVKEAANKKEMDRLDDTKEKTGVKLEGITATNPATGEEIPVYIADYVLASYGTGAIMAVPAHDERDFAFAKKFGIEVRPVVGKIFNQFKNVEVHRRGVYGLITNENGEYLLQYFRNKNFYWLPGGGVEGDESEEDCLKREMAEESGFASFSTAKKVATVFYDHNSRKDGKSARNKTTVYRATVSTSEQGHVSLTDDEIADGLELVWVAPEKLNKTLDAGEASRSELLKYLIKFDSATAKPECGALLNSGEFDGMTSEEAKVAITEKVGGRLTSTYKIKDWVFSRQRYWGEPIPIVHCDTCGAVPVPEEQLPVTLPDVEQYEPAGDGQSPLANISDWVNTTCPACGGAGRRETNTMPQWAGSSWYYLRYMDPQNNDALVSKENEQYWAPVDVYVGGDHAVRHLIYARFWHKFLYDIDVVSTIEPFQRLEFLGFILAEDGRKMSKRWGNVINPDDVVAIVGADTLRIYEMFMGPFENTIAWSQDGLAGARRFLERLNGLSEHIGDEPKETTSLLHKTIKKVTEDIEGFKFNTAISAMMIFLNQAEKTGISKESYETFLKLLAPFAPHITEELWHEAGKSDSVHTGIFPVFDASLAKDDVVVIGVQFNGKSRGQIEIAPDATEADALETLKRDESLAKRIDGKEIKKVIYVPGRILNIIVQE is encoded by the coding sequence ATGAATAAACGATTTAATCACAAAACTATCGAGAAAAAGTGGCAAGACACCTGGAAGGAGAGTGGTATCTATAAAACCACCGATAACAGCACAAAACCTAAAACGTACGTGCTGGATATGTTCCCGTACCCGTCAGGCGAAGGCTTGCATGTCGGACACCCTAAGGGCTATATCGCGACCGACATCTACTCACGCTTCAAGCGCATGACTGGCCACGAAGTACTCCACCCGATGGGTTGGGATGCCTTTGGCTTGCCGGCAGAAAACTTCGCTATCAAGCACAAAGTGCACCCAAGCGCTGCAGTAGCGAAAAATGTGGCACGCTTTAAAGAACAACTTGAAGTGCTCGGCTTTGACTATGACTGGTCACGCGAAATCAACACCACCGACCCAAACTACTACAAGTGGACACAGTGGATTTTTATCCAACTTTACAAGAAAGGCTTGGCCTACGAGAGCAATGAACCTATCAACTGGTGCCCAGGCTGCCAGACTGGCTTAGCAAATGAAGACTTAAATGCCGACGGCACCTGTGAACGCTGTGATAGCGTCGTCGAAAAGAAGCCAATGCGTCAATGGGTGCTTAAAATTCGTGAGTACGCCGACCGCATGCTCGCAGACCTCGACACCCTCAATTGGCCAGAACATATCAAAGAGGCACAGCGCAATTGGATTGGCAAAAGCGAAGGAGCCGAGATTGATTTTACACTTTCAACTGGAGACACAGTGACTGTTTTCACGACACGTCCTGATACACTTTTTGGCGCTACGTACATGGTACTTGCACCAGAACACGAGCTGGTTTTTAAGCATCACGAGACTATCAGCAACTGGAATGAGGTAGCAGCGTATGTAAAAGAAGCTGCAAACAAAAAAGAAATGGACCGCCTCGACGACACTAAGGAGAAGACCGGAGTGAAGCTTGAAGGTATTACTGCAACCAATCCAGCAACCGGTGAGGAGATTCCAGTCTATATTGCAGATTACGTACTTGCTTCGTACGGCACCGGCGCCATTATGGCTGTACCAGCTCATGATGAACGTGACTTCGCGTTTGCGAAGAAGTTTGGGATTGAAGTTAGGCCAGTAGTCGGAAAAATTTTCAATCAATTTAAGAACGTTGAAGTGCATCGTCGTGGCGTATATGGGCTTATCACAAATGAGAATGGCGAGTATTTACTTCAGTATTTTAGAAACAAAAACTTTTATTGGTTGCCTGGCGGAGGTGTTGAAGGTGACGAGTCTGAAGAAGACTGCCTAAAGCGAGAAATGGCTGAAGAAAGCGGTTTTGCATCATTTTCTACAGCCAAGAAAGTTGCAACTGTATTCTACGATCACAATTCACGCAAAGATGGTAAGAGCGCTCGAAATAAAACGACCGTCTATCGTGCAACTGTTTCTACATCAGAGCAGGGCCATGTCTCACTTACTGATGATGAAATTGCGGACGGCTTAGAATTAGTTTGGGTCGCTCCAGAGAAGCTAAATAAAACACTTGATGCTGGAGAAGCTTCACGTTCAGAGTTACTGAAGTATCTCATTAAATTTGATAGTGCCACTGCAAAACCAGAATGTGGCGCACTTCTTAACTCCGGCGAATTTGACGGCATGACCTCAGAGGAAGCGAAAGTCGCTATTACTGAAAAAGTTGGTGGGCGACTTACTTCAACCTATAAAATTAAAGATTGGGTCTTTAGTCGTCAGCGCTACTGGGGCGAGCCAATTCCAATTGTGCACTGTGATACCTGTGGAGCGGTGCCAGTGCCAGAAGAGCAGCTACCGGTGACGTTGCCGGACGTGGAGCAGTATGAGCCGGCCGGCGACGGCCAGAGTCCGCTTGCGAATATTTCGGATTGGGTGAACACCACATGTCCAGCGTGTGGCGGAGCCGGCCGGCGCGAGACCAACACCATGCCACAATGGGCAGGTTCTTCATGGTACTACCTCCGCTACATGGATCCACAAAATAACGACGCATTAGTTTCGAAAGAAAACGAACAATACTGGGCACCAGTCGATGTCTACGTAGGCGGTGATCACGCAGTGCGTCATCTTATTTATGCGCGCTTCTGGCACAAATTCCTCTACGACATCGATGTTGTTTCTACCATCGAACCATTCCAGCGACTTGAGTTTCTTGGCTTCATCTTGGCGGAAGACGGCCGCAAGATGAGTAAACGTTGGGGAAATGTAATCAACCCGGATGACGTAGTAGCTATTGTGGGTGCGGACACCCTCCGTATCTATGAAATGTTCATGGGACCTTTTGAAAACACCATCGCCTGGAGCCAGGACGGCCTCGCGGGCGCAAGACGCTTCCTAGAGCGCCTCAATGGCCTTAGCGAGCACATTGGTGATGAACCTAAGGAAACTACTTCATTACTTCACAAAACTATTAAAAAAGTGACTGAGGACATTGAAGGCTTTAAGTTCAACACTGCTATCAGCGCCATGATGATTTTCCTCAATCAGGCTGAGAAAACAGGCATCAGCAAAGAAAGTTACGAGACGTTCCTCAAGCTCCTCGCGCCATTCGCACCACACATTACCGAAGAACTGTGGCACGAAGCAGGGAAGAGTGACAGCGTACACACCGGCATATTCCCAGTATTTGACGCATCGCTTGCGAAAGACGATGTGGTTGTAATCGGCGTACAGTTTAACGGCAAGTCGCGCGGACAAATCGAAATCGCTCCCGACGCCACCGAAGCCGATGCTCTCGAGACCCTCAAAAGAGACGAATCACTCGCCAAGCGAATTGACGGAAAAGAGATAAAAAAAGTCATTTACGTACCAGGCAGAATCCTTAATATTATCGTTCAAGAATAG